In Nitrosococcus oceani ATCC 19707, the following proteins share a genomic window:
- the rfaD gene encoding ADP-glyceromanno-heptose 6-epimerase produces MIIVTGGAGFIGSNIIKALNQGGREDILVVDDLTQGEKFSNLIDCEIWDYWDKQPFLQAIKAGEEFPHPVDAFIHQGACSATTEWNGRYMMENNFYYSKRLLHYCLERRIPFLYASSAAVYGCGLTFQEHREFEAPRNVYGYSKWLFDQYVRRYLPTASSQIVGLRYFNIYGPREAHKGAMASVAYHAHCQLKETGRIKLFEGCDGYEHGEQRRDFVSVADAAAVNLWFLEHPNQSGIFNVGTGQAQTFNEVAQAVLAFHGHGEIEYIPFPDHLRGRYQSFTQADIHALREAGYAEPFALVEKGVKTYLDWLGKNQD; encoded by the coding sequence TTGATTATTGTCACGGGCGGTGCCGGCTTTATTGGCAGCAATATTATCAAGGCGCTCAATCAAGGGGGGCGCGAAGACATTCTAGTAGTCGATGACCTGACTCAGGGAGAAAAATTCAGCAATTTAATTGATTGCGAAATCTGGGATTATTGGGATAAACAGCCATTTTTACAGGCAATAAAGGCTGGCGAGGAATTTCCCCATCCTGTAGATGCCTTTATACATCAGGGTGCTTGCAGTGCCACCACCGAATGGAACGGGCGCTATATGATGGAAAACAACTTCTACTACTCAAAGCGCCTTTTACACTATTGCTTAGAGCGCCGCATTCCCTTCCTGTATGCCTCTAGCGCGGCGGTTTATGGCTGTGGCCTCACTTTTCAAGAGCACCGCGAATTCGAGGCTCCGCGCAACGTCTATGGATATTCCAAATGGCTATTCGATCAATATGTCCGGCGTTATCTACCCACGGCCTCCAGTCAAATAGTCGGCCTACGTTACTTCAATATATATGGCCCCAGGGAAGCCCACAAGGGTGCTATGGCCAGCGTTGCTTACCATGCTCATTGCCAACTCAAAGAAACAGGCCGAATCAAGCTGTTTGAAGGCTGTGATGGTTACGAACATGGCGAGCAGCGGCGTGATTTTGTCTCCGTGGCCGATGCAGCGGCGGTCAACCTTTGGTTTCTGGAACATCCCAACCAATCCGGGATTTTTAATGTGGGCACGGGCCAGGCCCAAACCTTCAATGAGGTGGCTCAAGCCGTACTCGCTTTTCATGGGCACGGTGAAATTGAGTATATCCCTTTCCCTGACCACTTGCGGGGACGTTATCAGAGTTTTACCCAGGCCGATATCCATGCTCTGCGGGAAGCAGGCTATGCCGAACCTTTCGCCCTAGTTGAAAAAGGGGTGAAAACTTACTTGGACTGGCTAGGCAAAAATCAAGATTAA
- a CDS encoding M24 family metallopeptidase, with amino-acid sequence MRFFTDEEFEERVHQVREKMAEQKLDAIIITNPENIYYLTGLSHQGYFAYTSLVLSLDKEPALIIRAMEKAIVEDMVVPTVKCYLYSDGVPPLPKPKHRDKDLTLSTPMEGPETGGLHPWSMSLGISIQSDHNDEVELKDYSAPVKTTCQALQELGLASAHIAFEKSSAFLPYKIAEAFVNKMSDVKWSDAEDLVTECRIVQSSTELECTRKAAEISDAMMMSGIAMAGPGVSSRNVMGAIYQTMILRGGAYPAFVPLVRSTRTLAHEHGTWDEWDADILQKEDLLFLEMAGCYWRYHAPIGRLAHIGQISPKTEKAYETCLAALYSAADALKPGVTADSVYKAWQRCVDKAGLSHYRRHHCGYIVGIGFPPSWSGSGVPKGLREGSTMVIQKGMVFHLMSWLLRTGEGDAFFSDTVVVTDKGGEFLTKAPRELNAR; translated from the coding sequence ATGAGATTTTTCACAGACGAAGAGTTCGAAGAAAGGGTCCATCAGGTTCGAGAAAAAATGGCGGAGCAAAAGCTCGATGCCATCATCATTACTAACCCGGAAAATATTTATTATCTCACCGGCCTGAGTCATCAAGGCTATTTCGCCTATACTTCTTTAGTATTGTCCCTCGATAAGGAACCCGCCCTCATCATCCGAGCGATGGAGAAAGCCATCGTCGAGGATATGGTGGTACCTACCGTAAAATGCTACCTCTACTCAGACGGTGTCCCCCCGCTGCCCAAACCCAAACATCGGGACAAAGACCTCACTTTAAGTACCCCCATGGAAGGTCCGGAAACTGGCGGATTACACCCTTGGTCCATGAGCTTGGGAATCTCCATCCAAAGCGATCATAACGATGAAGTGGAACTCAAGGACTATTCGGCACCCGTAAAAACCACCTGCCAAGCTCTCCAGGAGCTAGGACTCGCCTCCGCTCACATAGCCTTCGAAAAAAGCAGCGCTTTTTTGCCTTACAAAATCGCGGAAGCCTTTGTGAATAAAATGTCTGACGTGAAATGGTCCGACGCGGAGGATCTGGTTACCGAGTGCCGAATTGTTCAATCGTCAACCGAGCTAGAATGCACCCGGAAGGCGGCAGAAATTTCCGATGCCATGATGATGTCAGGGATTGCCATGGCCGGTCCTGGCGTTTCTAGCCGTAATGTGATGGGGGCTATCTATCAAACCATGATTCTGCGTGGTGGCGCCTACCCCGCTTTCGTACCCCTGGTACGGTCCACGCGCACACTAGCCCATGAACATGGAACCTGGGACGAATGGGACGCTGATATACTCCAGAAGGAGGATCTTTTATTTTTGGAAATGGCCGGCTGTTATTGGCGTTATCATGCACCGATTGGACGTTTGGCGCATATTGGGCAGATCTCACCAAAAACGGAAAAAGCCTATGAGACATGTTTAGCCGCGTTATATAGCGCGGCGGACGCTCTAAAACCCGGCGTTACCGCTGATTCCGTCTATAAAGCCTGGCAGCGGTGCGTAGATAAAGCGGGGTTGTCCCATTACCGCCGCCATCACTGCGGCTATATCGTCGGTATTGGGTTTCCCCCGAGTTGGTCAGGTTCCGGCGTTCCCAAGGGACTGCGCGAAGGCTCCACCATGGTTATTCAAAAAGGGATGGTCTTCCATCTGATGTCCTGGCTTTTGCGGACGGGAGAAGGAGACGCCTTCTTCTCTGATACGGTAGTCGTCACGGATAAGGGGGGCGAGTTTTTAACCAAGGCCCCACGGGAGCTAAATGCGCGTTAG
- a CDS encoding threonine aldolase family protein, which yields MGERHFISDNAAGIHPEVIAMLERASRGHAIAYGNDSLTQQALQLFKQHFGAQTETFFVLTGTAANVIALQSVLSSFEAVICADCAHLHRDECGAPEKFLGSKLLIAQTQQGKLSVATVAPLLRDTAMVHRVQPKVLSITQCTEWGTIYTPAEIKTLADFCHEQGLLLHMDGARLSNAAARLNLSLKEMTADVGVDVLSFGGTKNGLLAAEAIVFFDPQLAKKTGFYRKQSMQLASKMRFISAQFLALLINDLWWKNAQHANEMAALLERELKNIPQVELVVPVETNGIFARIPPSWVPCLQQHYAFAVWDSASTVVRWMTSFDTTAEEVQDFAQKIRNMNEDNAP from the coding sequence ATGGGAGAACGGCATTTTATCAGCGACAACGCAGCCGGTATACACCCAGAAGTCATCGCCATGCTGGAAAGGGCTAGCCGCGGCCACGCCATTGCTTATGGCAACGATTCCTTAACGCAGCAGGCTCTCCAGCTATTCAAACAGCACTTCGGGGCACAGACTGAGACATTTTTTGTACTGACTGGCACCGCCGCCAACGTCATTGCCCTGCAAAGCGTCCTATCTTCCTTCGAGGCTGTTATTTGTGCCGACTGTGCCCACCTCCACCGGGACGAATGCGGAGCGCCGGAAAAATTCCTGGGATCAAAGCTGCTAATCGCCCAAACTCAGCAAGGCAAGCTAAGCGTAGCAACTGTAGCGCCACTATTGCGCGACACGGCTATGGTCCATCGCGTCCAGCCGAAAGTCCTTTCCATTACCCAATGCACGGAATGGGGGACTATCTATACTCCTGCAGAGATCAAAACCCTGGCGGATTTCTGCCATGAGCAAGGGTTGCTGCTACACATGGATGGGGCTCGGTTAAGTAACGCCGCTGCCCGACTCAATTTAAGCCTAAAAGAGATGACCGCAGATGTGGGCGTGGATGTACTTTCCTTTGGTGGCACCAAAAATGGGCTGCTAGCAGCTGAAGCGATTGTTTTCTTCGATCCCCAGTTGGCGAAAAAAACCGGCTTCTACCGTAAACAAAGCATGCAACTAGCCTCCAAAATGCGTTTTATCTCAGCTCAATTTTTAGCTCTATTAATCAACGATCTCTGGTGGAAAAATGCGCAGCACGCCAATGAAATGGCGGCTTTACTGGAACGAGAACTCAAGAATATCCCGCAGGTGGAACTTGTCGTCCCCGTAGAAACCAACGGGATATTTGCCCGAATACCTCCCTCTTGGGTACCCTGTTTACAACAACATTATGCCTTTGCGGTCTGGGACTCGGCTAGCACGGTAGTGCGCTGGATGACCTCATTTGATACCACGGCGGAGGAAGTGCAAGATTTTGCGCAAAAGATCCGAAACATGAACGAGGATAACGCCCCCTAA
- the hldE gene encoding bifunctional D-glycero-beta-D-manno-heptose-7-phosphate kinase/D-glycero-beta-D-manno-heptose 1-phosphate adenylyltransferase HldE, which translates to MTHGLPHFTSAQVLVIGDVILDRYWHGTTSRISPEAPVPVVQVTGREDRPGGAGNVAVNVAALGAEVTLLGLIGADEAAAALRSLLAHRGVHCCLEGLPNIATLTKLRVISRHQQLIRLDFEDDFIPAHGEALLPAYSTALRGKSVVILSDYGKGTLQEPQRLIALGREVGVPILIDPKGADFSHYHGATIITPNLAEFEMVVGPCPDEASLVWKGEQLRQQLALKALLITRGEQGMTLLEQGHSPVHLPTEAREVFDVTGAGDTVISVLGAALAAGGTFKEATLLANQAAGIVVGKLGTASVTRDELQQALHPRAIRRGITSEEELLHFINLARSRGECIVMTNGCFDILHPGHVNYLAEARQLGDRLIVAVNDDASVQRLKGKNRPINSLAQRLTVLAALHDVDWVVPFSEDTPARLIERVLPDILVKGGDYTPEQIAGANAVVANGGKIIILTYQQGCSTSQIIDIIRKN; encoded by the coding sequence ATGACCCACGGCTTACCTCACTTTACTAGCGCTCAAGTGCTAGTCATCGGCGATGTAATACTGGATCGCTACTGGCACGGTACTACTTCGCGCATTTCACCGGAAGCTCCCGTGCCCGTAGTACAGGTAACGGGGCGGGAAGATCGGCCTGGTGGAGCAGGCAATGTTGCAGTCAATGTCGCGGCGCTCGGAGCGGAGGTGACGCTGCTAGGATTGATCGGCGCTGATGAGGCCGCGGCTGCGCTACGGTCCTTACTGGCTCACCGGGGAGTCCACTGTTGCTTGGAAGGGCTGCCTAATATTGCCACCCTTACCAAGCTGCGTGTCATCAGCCGCCACCAACAATTGATTCGACTAGATTTTGAAGATGACTTTATTCCTGCCCACGGCGAGGCACTGCTCCCTGCCTATAGCACCGCTTTGAGGGGTAAATCGGTCGTGATCCTTTCCGATTACGGCAAAGGCACACTTCAAGAACCGCAACGGCTCATCGCTCTTGGCCGGGAAGTCGGAGTGCCAATCCTAATTGACCCCAAAGGCGCTGATTTTTCCCACTACCACGGTGCCACTATCATCACCCCCAACCTAGCTGAATTTGAAATGGTAGTAGGGCCCTGCCCTGATGAAGCGTCCCTGGTTTGGAAAGGGGAGCAATTACGACAACAACTCGCACTTAAAGCGCTGCTCATTACCCGCGGTGAACAGGGCATGACCTTGCTGGAGCAAGGACACTCCCCTGTTCATCTGCCCACCGAGGCACGAGAGGTCTTCGATGTGACCGGGGCTGGAGACACCGTAATCTCTGTCCTGGGCGCCGCGCTAGCTGCCGGCGGTACCTTCAAGGAAGCTACCCTCCTTGCCAATCAAGCAGCAGGGATCGTCGTGGGTAAACTGGGTACGGCCAGCGTCACCCGTGATGAACTTCAACAGGCGCTGCATCCTAGGGCGATCCGCCGGGGAATCACTAGTGAGGAAGAACTGCTGCATTTTATTAACCTAGCTCGCAGCCGTGGGGAATGTATTGTAATGACCAATGGCTGTTTTGATATTCTTCATCCCGGCCATGTAAACTATTTAGCCGAAGCGCGCCAATTGGGAGATCGCCTGATTGTGGCTGTCAATGATGATGCCTCAGTTCAACGTCTCAAGGGTAAAAATCGACCCATCAATTCTCTGGCTCAACGCCTGACAGTTTTGGCAGCGCTCCATGACGTGGACTGGGTAGTCCCTTTCTCGGAGGATACCCCAGCACGGCTTATTGAGCGAGTTCTACCGGATATTTTGGTGAAAGGCGGTGATTACACCCCCGAACAAATAGCCGGGGCCAATGCCGTGGTTGCTAATGGCGGAAAAATCATTATCCTCACCTATCAACAGGGTTGTTCCACCAGCCAAATCATTGATATTATTCGTAAAAATTAG
- the argE gene encoding acetylornithine deacetylase → MENDEAPYLHILEKLIRFPTISRETNLPLIDYSEDFLNSRGFQTQRFYNKQRNKANLMARIGPDKKGGLMLAGHTDVVPVDQQAWTNDPFRLIKKNGCLYGRGTSDMKGFLALALEVAASIESHRLRYPLYLCFTYDEEIGCGGAKALIGYLKTLSPPPRFVLIGEPTDMELVTAHKSIQITTTHIRGKPAHSSCPQLGASAIVFASKLIAALEEILPPEENRDFNPPAATFNVGTIQGGTAINIIPEHCQFDWECRTLPSQNPAQLNEAWEHLICSLRKQIPGIEVENHIKTAVPGLKSESNREIATWLKGFLEEGKIGTAPFMTEAGLYQQAGLPTVVCGPGSIQEAHQPDENISIHSMENYRIFLYKIVGSLMEQE, encoded by the coding sequence ATGGAAAATGACGAGGCTCCTTATCTCCATATCTTGGAAAAACTGATTAGATTTCCTACCATTTCAAGGGAAACTAATCTGCCCCTCATCGACTATAGCGAAGATTTTCTCAACAGCCGGGGTTTTCAAACCCAGCGTTTTTATAATAAGCAAAGAAATAAGGCAAACCTCATGGCCAGGATTGGACCCGACAAGAAGGGCGGCCTGATGCTAGCCGGCCATACCGATGTGGTCCCGGTAGACCAGCAAGCCTGGACCAACGATCCATTCCGGCTAATTAAAAAGAATGGTTGTCTGTATGGCAGGGGAACCTCCGATATGAAAGGGTTTCTGGCTTTGGCGCTGGAGGTGGCGGCCTCTATCGAGAGCCATCGTCTGCGATACCCCCTCTATCTCTGTTTTACTTACGATGAGGAAATCGGTTGCGGGGGTGCTAAAGCGCTTATCGGGTATTTAAAAACCCTGTCTCCCCCGCCCCGCTTTGTTTTAATCGGTGAACCCACCGATATGGAACTGGTCACAGCACACAAAAGCATTCAAATCACCACCACCCATATCAGAGGAAAACCGGCCCATTCAAGCTGCCCTCAGTTAGGCGCCAGCGCCATTGTGTTTGCCTCTAAACTAATTGCCGCCCTAGAGGAAATTCTGCCCCCAGAAGAGAACAGAGACTTCAATCCCCCAGCAGCCACCTTCAATGTGGGCACCATCCAGGGCGGAACTGCTATCAATATCATTCCGGAGCATTGTCAATTCGATTGGGAATGCCGTACCCTGCCTTCCCAAAATCCAGCTCAACTCAACGAGGCATGGGAACATCTGATCTGCTCCCTAAGAAAACAAATACCTGGAATTGAGGTAGAAAACCATATTAAAACTGCTGTTCCTGGGCTTAAATCCGAATCCAATCGGGAAATCGCCACTTGGCTGAAGGGATTTCTGGAAGAGGGGAAAATTGGCACCGCCCCTTTCATGACAGAAGCGGGGCTATATCAGCAAGCTGGGCTTCCCACCGTGGTTTGCGGCCCGGGCAGTATTCAGGAAGCCCACCAACCTGACGAAAACATTAGCATTCATAGCATGGAAAATTACCGTATTTTTCTTTATAAAATAGTTGGAAGCCTGATGGAACAAGAGTAA
- a CDS encoding DEAD/DEAH box helicase, with amino-acid sequence MTSSTELLSFDSFAISAPVLQAIKQVGYETPTLIQARAIPHLLAGHDLVGQAQTGTGKTAAFAIPTLERLELSQKEPQVLVLVPTRELAIQVAEAFQSYARYLEDFHVLPIYGGQSMGNQLRQLKRGAHVIVGTPGRIMDHLRRKSLILTKLTTVILDEADEMLKMGFIEDVEWILKQVPTKRQVALFSATMPTSVRNIASRHLQAPQDIKIKGETASLPAINQRYWLVSGLHKLDALTRMLEAEEYDATIIFVRTKIATEELAKKLMARGYAAAALNGDIPQSSREKVVDQLKKNTIDIIVATDVAARGLDVKRIGHVVNYDIPYDTGTYIHRIGRTGRAGRTGTATLFVAPRERRMLSAIKRATGQPLYEMQLPSHQQVIDRRIERFKQQVMNTLEKENLVAFRHLIQQWAQQEDLSPLDIAAALTYSMQRERPLVGPPRSEPVTHGAPPPRKVAKHKSRKVAPAETTKRKKPYKKAIKKQKDFRSLYLNNSHPPSTP; translated from the coding sequence ATGACATCTTCTACAGAACTCCTATCTTTTGACAGTTTTGCCATCAGCGCCCCTGTTCTGCAAGCCATCAAACAGGTAGGATACGAAACGCCTACCCTCATTCAGGCAAGAGCTATTCCTCATCTTTTAGCAGGGCATGACCTGGTGGGGCAGGCCCAAACAGGCACTGGCAAAACAGCAGCTTTTGCCATTCCCACCTTAGAACGGTTGGAATTATCACAGAAAGAGCCGCAAGTGCTGGTACTCGTCCCAACACGGGAACTCGCTATTCAGGTAGCGGAAGCCTTTCAAAGTTACGCCCGCTATCTGGAGGATTTTCATGTCCTTCCTATCTACGGCGGCCAATCCATGGGCAACCAGTTACGCCAACTTAAACGAGGCGCCCACGTCATCGTGGGCACCCCAGGCAGGATCATGGATCATCTGCGGCGCAAAAGTCTGATCCTAACTAAATTAACAACGGTGATCCTAGACGAAGCCGACGAGATGCTAAAAATGGGGTTTATCGAGGACGTAGAGTGGATTTTAAAGCAAGTGCCCACAAAACGGCAGGTTGCCCTCTTTTCCGCTACCATGCCCACTTCCGTGCGTAATATCGCAAGCCGTCATCTACAAGCGCCCCAGGATATTAAAATCAAGGGAGAAACTGCTTCTCTTCCGGCCATCAATCAACGCTATTGGCTAGTCTCTGGTTTGCATAAACTAGATGCACTCACCCGCATGCTGGAGGCTGAGGAATATGATGCCACGATTATTTTTGTCCGGACTAAAATAGCAACGGAAGAGCTGGCGAAAAAACTAATGGCGCGGGGCTATGCGGCAGCGGCGCTAAATGGAGATATCCCCCAGTCCTCACGGGAAAAAGTTGTCGATCAGCTCAAAAAAAATACCATTGACATCATTGTCGCCACCGATGTGGCTGCCCGTGGACTGGATGTCAAGCGCATCGGCCATGTGGTCAATTACGATATTCCCTACGATACGGGAACCTACATCCACCGTATTGGCCGCACTGGCCGCGCGGGCCGCACGGGTACCGCCACTTTGTTTGTTGCGCCCCGCGAGCGGCGGATGTTGAGTGCTATCAAAAGGGCGACGGGGCAACCTCTCTATGAAATGCAGCTACCTAGCCACCAACAGGTCATAGACCGGCGTATCGAACGATTTAAGCAGCAGGTTATGAACACCTTAGAAAAGGAGAATCTCGTTGCTTTCCGCCATTTAATCCAGCAATGGGCTCAACAAGAAGATCTCTCCCCGTTAGATATCGCCGCCGCATTGACTTATTCCATGCAGCGGGAACGCCCTCTGGTGGGCCCTCCACGCTCTGAGCCGGTAACTCATGGCGCTCCCCCCCCCCGCAAGGTGGCTAAGCATAAATCCAGGAAAGTGGCGCCTGCGGAGACAACGAAAAGAAAAAAACCCTATAAAAAGGCAATAAAAAAGCAAAAAGATTTTCGTAGTCTTTATCTTAATAATAGCCATCCTCCTTCCACACCGTAG
- a CDS encoding RNA recognition motif domain-containing protein: protein MITLFIRGLPTSTTEESLTALFADYGTVRSLTLHKDLFTGQARGTALINMEGHEGRAAIAALDGSQLQGRTIYVNQTKEEKRRGRGGRRRR, encoded by the coding sequence ATGATCACACTTTTTATACGTGGTTTGCCAACAAGTACAACCGAGGAGAGTCTTACCGCTTTATTCGCTGACTACGGTACCGTGCGCTCTTTGACCTTACATAAAGATTTATTTACCGGTCAGGCGCGTGGCACCGCTCTAATCAACATGGAAGGCCATGAAGGTCGTGCTGCTATCGCCGCATTGGACGGTTCGCAGCTCCAAGGCCGAACCATCTATGTGAATCAGACCAAAGAGGAAAAACGCCGCGGCCGCGGCGGCAGACGCCGCCGCTAA
- a CDS encoding multicopper oxidase domain-containing protein gives MVFRIKQGEFLLSGLLLLVSLPVSGNNAWLGQWSGWGQFSPFASGNPAAPASGEGAVRHYYIAAEERSWDFAPTNQDLIHCSDRQTPCSLPEPWTSSHIFPSVRYIEYTDETFTIPKPQPEWLGILGPIIRAEVGDILKVHFCNQTATGTYSMHPHGLRYTKDNEGSPYFGANSTDTLPGAGARIPPGECFDYTWITDEGSGPGGGDPSSKVWWYHSHVDTPADTNAGLLGPIIITRYGMANANGSPKDVDREFITAFFIFDKLEGEEAGLMHGINGYFFGNLRGLVAKQGERVRWHVLGMGNEVDLHTPHWHGETVSVGAPHVARRTDVLELLPASMITADMEADNSGEWLYHCHVADHIEGGMSTTFQILP, from the coding sequence GTGGTATTTCGTATCAAGCAGGGAGAGTTTTTATTATCGGGTTTGCTGCTTCTGGTATCGTTGCCTGTTAGTGGGAATAATGCCTGGTTGGGGCAGTGGAGCGGTTGGGGCCAGTTCTCACCTTTCGCTAGCGGGAATCCAGCCGCGCCTGCTTCCGGAGAAGGCGCCGTCAGGCATTACTACATTGCAGCGGAGGAGAGGAGCTGGGATTTTGCACCCACTAATCAGGATCTCATCCATTGCTCGGATCGGCAAACCCCCTGTTCCTTGCCGGAGCCCTGGACGAGTAGCCATATTTTCCCCTCAGTTCGCTATATAGAGTACACGGATGAAACATTTACCATCCCTAAGCCTCAACCTGAGTGGTTGGGTATTTTGGGGCCGATCATCCGAGCGGAGGTAGGGGATATCCTCAAGGTGCATTTTTGCAACCAGACGGCAACCGGCACCTATAGCATGCATCCCCATGGGTTGCGGTATACGAAAGATAACGAAGGGTCGCCGTATTTTGGCGCAAATTCAACCGATACGCTGCCAGGCGCCGGAGCCCGCATCCCTCCCGGCGAATGCTTTGATTACACTTGGATTACAGATGAAGGCAGCGGGCCTGGAGGCGGGGATCCGTCCTCCAAGGTATGGTGGTACCATTCCCATGTTGATACGCCAGCCGATACCAATGCTGGCCTGCTTGGGCCCATCATTATTACCCGTTACGGCATGGCTAATGCCAATGGGAGCCCAAAGGATGTGGATCGGGAGTTTATAACAGCTTTTTTTATCTTCGACAAGCTGGAGGGGGAGGAAGCTGGGCTCATGCATGGTATCAATGGGTACTTTTTTGGCAACCTGCGGGGGTTGGTGGCCAAACAGGGTGAACGGGTGCGCTGGCATGTGCTTGGAATGGGCAATGAAGTGGATCTCCATACTCCCCATTGGCATGGAGAAACCGTCTCCGTGGGCGCCCCCCACGTAGCGCGGCGGACGGATGTGCTGGAATTATTGCCCGCCTCCATGATAACGGCTGATATGGAGGCGGATAATAGTGGGGAGTGGTTATATCACTGCCATGTCGCGGATCATATCGAGGGGGGGATGAGCACCACCTTCCAAATTTTACCTTGA
- a CDS encoding cold-shock protein — MSEQQTGTVKWFNDSKGYGFIQREGGSDLFVHYRSITGSGHRTLKEGQQVSFIEVQGQKGPQADDVTIL; from the coding sequence ATGTCAGAACAACAGACAGGAACCGTGAAGTGGTTCAATGATTCAAAGGGTTATGGGTTTATACAACGGGAGGGGGGCAGCGATCTGTTTGTGCACTACCGTTCTATCACTGGCAGCGGCCACAGAACCCTCAAGGAAGGTCAACAGGTCAGTTTTATTGAAGTACAGGGCCAGAAAGGCCCTCAAGCTGATGATGTTACTATTTTATAA
- a CDS encoding aldehyde dehydrogenase family protein: protein MSQSSPLPLTHKAQVEVRQTRLLIDGKFCDSLSGKTFATIDPATEEVIAQVAEGDAEDIDLAVQAARKAFDSGPWHRMDARERGRRMLKWADLIEAHMEELAKLEVLDNGKPINEALGYDIPSAAATLRYFAGWADKIHGKTIPISGPFFTYTRREPVGVCGLIIPWNFPLAMAAWKLGPALATGCTAILKPAEQTPLTALRAGELALEAGIPPGVLNIVPGFGPTAGAALVQHPLVEKIAFTGEYKTAQTIKQATVNSMKRLSFELGGKSPNIIFNDANLEEAITGSFGAIFLNQGQNCCAGSRAFVQNNIYDEFVEQFAEKAAKRKLGDPFDPATEHGAQIDKAQFDKIMHYIALGKEQGAECVTGGERAFERGYFIQPTIFKEVNENMAIATDEIFGPVASVLRFKNINEVIEKANNTPFGLAAAVWTQDIDKANAVAAGVKAGTVWVNCYNIVDPAAPFGGFKLSGLGRELGEQALDAYTETKTVTVLRR, encoded by the coding sequence ATGAGCCAGTCATCCCCATTGCCCCTCACCCACAAAGCGCAGGTAGAGGTACGCCAAACGCGCTTGCTGATTGATGGCAAATTTTGCGACAGCCTCAGCGGTAAGACCTTTGCCACCATCGATCCCGCTACTGAAGAAGTCATTGCCCAGGTGGCGGAGGGCGATGCGGAAGATATTGACCTGGCGGTTCAAGCAGCCCGCAAAGCTTTCGATAGCGGCCCCTGGCATCGGATGGACGCACGGGAACGGGGCCGCCGAATGTTGAAGTGGGCCGATTTGATTGAAGCTCATATGGAAGAGCTAGCTAAACTTGAAGTCTTGGACAATGGGAAACCCATCAACGAGGCCCTAGGCTACGATATTCCCAGCGCCGCGGCTACGCTTCGTTATTTTGCCGGCTGGGCGGATAAAATCCATGGTAAAACCATTCCTATTTCCGGGCCTTTCTTCACTTATACGCGCCGGGAGCCGGTGGGGGTTTGCGGGCTCATCATTCCCTGGAATTTTCCTCTGGCAATGGCGGCTTGGAAGTTAGGCCCTGCCCTAGCCACCGGCTGCACCGCTATTCTAAAGCCGGCGGAACAAACTCCCCTGACGGCCCTTCGTGCCGGTGAGTTGGCCCTGGAGGCAGGTATTCCCCCGGGAGTCCTCAATATCGTGCCCGGTTTTGGCCCTACGGCGGGCGCAGCCCTGGTACAGCACCCTCTGGTTGAGAAAATCGCCTTCACGGGAGAATATAAAACCGCCCAAACGATTAAGCAGGCCACAGTCAACAGCATGAAACGCCTGTCCTTTGAGCTGGGAGGTAAAAGCCCTAACATCATCTTTAATGATGCTAATCTCGAAGAAGCTATTACGGGTTCCTTTGGGGCTATTTTTCTAAATCAAGGACAAAATTGTTGTGCGGGTAGCCGCGCCTTTGTACAAAACAATATTTATGATGAATTCGTGGAGCAATTTGCCGAGAAGGCAGCCAAGCGTAAACTGGGCGATCCCTTCGATCCCGCTACCGAGCATGGAGCCCAGATCGACAAGGCCCAGTTCGATAAAATCATGCACTATATCGCCCTTGGCAAGGAGCAAGGCGCGGAATGTGTCACCGGCGGCGAGCGGGCCTTTGAGCGAGGTTATTTTATCCAACCCACCATCTTCAAGGAAGTCAATGAAAATATGGCCATCGCAACGGACGAGATTTTTGGGCCAGTGGCTAGTGTGCTACGCTTCAAGAACATTAATGAGGTCATTGAAAAAGCCAATAACACCCCGTTTGGCCTCGCGGCGGCCGTATGGACCCAAGATATCGACAAAGCCAACGCGGTAGCCGCAGGGGTAAAAGCGGGAACCGTCTGGGTCAACTGCTACAATATTGTCGATCCAGCGGCGCCTTTTGGCGGCTTTAAACTATCCGGGCTCGGCCGGGAACTAGGCGAACAAGCCCTGGATGCCTACACGGAAACCAAAACGGTCACTGTATTGCGGAGGTAA